A genome region from Arachidicoccus soli includes the following:
- a CDS encoding right-handed parallel beta-helix repeat-containing protein has product MAIDKNALLQLFSKIGYVPSVQDWQSLISLIPDGTDGEIAQAAANLLLADPSFAQGLQTPKADDLMSPNSQTVPTTQAVYNRLLELINDYNGKIATVSEQASTAIVGVAATDTVPVDTTNLFAKYSVAAAGTYTNFLDASSAPIVVQTAAEATDGIADLDKGIVELWGKNGVWSKNITPIALAAYQQKSSLAADVASAGFAESGGSLKNLAQLDINKAENSDLKALANIEYKIANTIPLPRDKSAETDPSTGTSWLDNANYYGSYTMIITPTSPLKDIKVRYKSPGSIDIAFVTIGSGTATLIYSKKVTAIAAGTITYLPTDLSIPDLSSYAKIYVVFRADTNSDKCIYAEPSTNIEPDGFSFPVSSGVVSALTGYRQPFWVDIISYSEAPIATALNSKAAQSDLKQINSLSFPDYINEFLLPYDKTVVNFSAGILMDIVNYYSTNSTVFNGSDAFKFLHLNFQNIGSADIAFVTIVGGVATVIYNLTVNTADIGWKAFSPADLSLPDLSGYDKIYVFCKNDGSLTKGLKVVAGAEPGGIYFPATGTATVSSITSYILPLYIEIQRNGNPPIYLLTKGAANADELLNTIAAQNEIIVGEGIFVITSTIQVRSGMTFRGIPGRTIIKPAPGLDLLFNLDGITDVSFKGIKLQGNAANTNMTTSGIIMPSPGIIDSDSDALNKVNIGTSKGMHFNACERVLVEHCEISNFDSHGIENLLSGKNFEYGVKILNNYIHDNYLGIETDDEAEYSNYSTNSITRNQIGVYCNSGNVKWSQNQLDKNRVGFVLNNGTNSAHGSITGGSINHCSLFAIVANGVANGQLINGVNIWYGTNRFINCQGLNIVGCLSGNTNWEFDGGKVNMIANGMFIGGGIVQNLNGNTSNVKMKNNFYADGTDSTSINN; this is encoded by the coding sequence ATGGCAATAGATAAAAACGCATTATTACAACTTTTTAGCAAAATAGGCTACGTGCCGAGTGTGCAAGATTGGCAATCGCTCATCTCTCTGATTCCAGACGGAACGGACGGAGAGATTGCGCAAGCGGCGGCTAATCTGTTGTTGGCAGACCCGAGTTTTGCACAAGGCTTGCAAACGCCTAAAGCGGATGACTTAATGAGCCCGAACTCACAGACAGTGCCTACTACACAGGCGGTATATAACCGCCTCTTAGAATTAATAAATGATTATAACGGCAAGATTGCAACTGTAAGCGAACAAGCCAGCACCGCCATTGTAGGCGTGGCTGCTACCGATACCGTGCCTGTGGATACCACTAATTTATTTGCAAAATATAGTGTTGCGGCTGCTGGAACTTATACAAATTTCTTAGATGCTAGTAGTGCGCCAATTGTTGTACAAACGGCTGCGGAAGCTACGGACGGCATTGCCGATTTGGATAAGGGCATTGTTGAGTTGTGGGGTAAGAATGGTGTGTGGAGTAAGAATATTACTCCAATTGCTTTGGCTGCATATCAGCAGAAAAGCAGTCTTGCTGCGGATGTTGCAAGTGCCGGGTTTGCAGAGAGTGGAGGAAGTCTAAAAAATTTAGCACAATTAGATATTAATAAAGCTGAAAATTCAGACCTCAAAGCATTGGCTAACATAGAATATAAAATTGCAAATACCATTCCTTTACCTCGCGATAAAAGTGCTGAAACCGACCCTTCAACGGGGACTAGCTGGTTGGATAATGCAAATTATTACGGCTCGTATACGATGATTATAACTCCGACGTCCCCTTTGAAAGACATAAAAGTTAGGTATAAATCCCCGGGGAGCATAGATATTGCATTTGTTACTATTGGATCCGGAACCGCAACTTTGATTTATAGCAAAAAAGTAACCGCTATAGCTGCCGGAACTATTACATACCTGCCGACAGACTTATCAATTCCAGACCTTTCATCTTATGCCAAAATATATGTTGTATTTAGAGCAGATACCAATTCGGATAAATGTATATATGCTGAGCCATCTACAAATATTGAACCAGATGGTTTCTCGTTTCCGGTGTCAAGTGGAGTTGTAAGCGCATTGACAGGTTACAGGCAACCATTCTGGGTTGATATAATTAGCTATTCCGAAGCGCCAATCGCAACAGCTTTGAATTCTAAAGCAGCCCAAAGCGACTTGAAACAAATAAATTCGTTAAGTTTTCCCGACTATATAAATGAATTTCTATTACCCTATGACAAGACAGTTGTAAATTTTAGCGCAGGCATATTAATGGATATTGTCAATTATTATAGTACAAATTCCACAGTTTTTAATGGCTCGGATGCCTTCAAATTTTTACACCTAAATTTCCAAAATATTGGAAGTGCAGATATTGCTTTCGTTACCATTGTGGGTGGTGTTGCAACCGTTATTTACAATCTTACCGTAAATACTGCTGATATCGGATGGAAAGCATTTTCGCCAGCTGATTTATCATTGCCTGACTTGTCTGGCTATGATAAAATTTATGTTTTTTGCAAAAATGATGGATCGTTGACAAAAGGGCTTAAAGTAGTTGCGGGAGCAGAGCCGGGAGGTATTTATTTCCCAGCAACAGGAACGGCAACGGTTTCTTCCATTACGAGTTATATTCTTCCTCTCTATATAGAGATACAACGCAACGGCAATCCCCCAATATACTTATTGACAAAAGGTGCTGCAAATGCAGATGAGTTATTAAATACGATTGCTGCACAAAATGAAATAATTGTTGGTGAAGGTATATTTGTAATTACTTCAACTATTCAAGTACGAAGCGGAATGACATTTAGAGGGATACCTGGAAGGACTATAATAAAACCCGCTCCTGGACTTGACCTTCTGTTTAATCTAGACGGCATAACAGATGTGTCTTTTAAGGGGATTAAACTACAAGGGAATGCTGCGAATACAAATATGACAACTAGTGGGATTATTATGCCATCCCCTGGTATTATAGATAGCGATTCGGATGCATTAAACAAAGTAAATATAGGGACATCAAAAGGAATGCATTTTAATGCATGCGAAAGAGTATTGGTCGAACACTGCGAGATTTCAAATTTTGACTCACATGGGATAGAAAATTTATTATCTGGTAAAAACTTTGAGTATGGGGTAAAAATTTTGAATAATTATATCCACGATAATTATTTAGGGATTGAAACAGATGATGAAGCAGAATATTCTAACTATAGCACCAATTCTATAACCCGTAACCAAATTGGAGTTTATTGTAACTCTGGAAATGTTAAGTGGTCGCAAAACCAATTAGATAAGAATAGAGTGGGATTTGTATTAAATAATGGTACTAACAGTGCGCATGGGAGCATTACAGGAGGTTCTATTAATCACTGTTCTTTATTTGCAATAGTAGCAAATGGGGTAGCAAATGGTCAATTAATTAACGGTGTAAATATTTGGTATGGGACAAATAGATTTATTAATTGTCAGGGATTAAACATTGTCGGTTGTTTGTCGGGGAATACTAATTGGGAATTTGACGGCGGAAAGGTAAATATGATTGCAAACGGAATGTTTATCGGAGGTGGAATCGTGCAAAATTTGAATGGCAATACTTCAAATGTAAAAATGAAAAACAACTTCTATGCGGATGGAACCGATTCAACATCTATTAATAATTAA
- a CDS encoding DUF6046 domain-containing protein gives MARTNSIFDLQTLYQKTFGSKPYVIENTTPSQNEGQPYQLGTPKTQTTSIYGSTLQTQYMGVEIWLPVTFRDLPQSFFKDLGNCEIVDVAARKLNLYYSVVRVTGRKQIIKTPVNARQGTVKEGYNIDDYNITIRGFLIDKKNYGFPELQIIALRRLFELNQAVALDNAMTNLFTDTVDNMAIESLDFPEVEGGKKHIRPFVMQMVSDNISSLNWVQPNTLSNNNTITPLSLN, from the coding sequence ATGGCAAGAACAAATAGCATATTTGATTTACAAACATTGTATCAAAAAACATTTGGTTCAAAGCCTTATGTGATTGAGAATACAACACCTTCTCAAAACGAAGGTCAGCCTTATCAATTAGGTACGCCAAAGACACAAACAACTTCCATTTACGGCTCTACTTTGCAAACGCAATATATGGGTGTTGAAATATGGTTGCCGGTTACTTTTAGGGATTTGCCACAAAGCTTTTTTAAAGATTTGGGAAACTGTGAAATCGTAGATGTGGCAGCAAGAAAATTGAACTTGTATTACTCCGTGGTTCGCGTTACCGGCAGAAAGCAAATAATAAAAACGCCTGTAAATGCAAGGCAAGGAACGGTAAAGGAAGGGTATAATATTGATGATTACAATATTACTATTCGTGGCTTTTTGATAGATAAAAAGAATTATGGATTTCCAGAATTGCAAATAATTGCGCTGCGTAGATTATTTGAATTGAATCAAGCCGTTGCACTGGATAATGCAATGACCAATTTGTTTACAGACACGGTGGATAATATGGCGATTGAATCATTGGATTTCCCCGAAGTGGAAGGCGGAAAAAAACATATCCGACCCTTTGTAATGCAAATGGTAAGTGATAATATTTCATCGCTTAATTGGGTGCAACCCAACACGCTGAGTAATAATAATACGATAACGCCATTGTCTTTAAATTAA
- a CDS encoding phage tail tape measure protein: protein MDSNTIEFFVKMKDMMSGGLANLAKNSQSSFGKVAQNMKQATQSSNYLNRSVDELKNRLNEVNKVRFGTVLKSEFKTATTEAKSLERQIGRMTRSRGGIFGGGLRSAASAILPGLGIAAMVAGSASFAKASVNSAMQYELKGKMFQALTGSRTGGESLNNYLFKLSQQPGFGKDVYQNAQTMLGFGMNGQQTEKSVKQIGAITMGNTLRAKDMTLALSETISRGHLTAQRLRQFVSAGFNPLQTISEHFKEFGFKTKQTIEELDKDLRKGKITASMVTKAIDIATSAGGKFGGTLNAMADSTAGKMQALQGKWEAFKVGVGQALTPLASGLMQTASSILDSIAPMQKMSDKLLSQKFEVNALVNQITSLNLKNSERVTLIQKLNSSYPDFFKNLDAENTSNETLLQTLQKVNQQYRDNIKLAYNNEIISGNKSAQGQNDIQISYARMAIEAAKMHNEDMFEKYSSIYYSSVMHKSESERIAFFNKKIQGWEQKNQGYQNNIDRTQFVNNYDSAVSGFDNLSNIFNNPKLLASSVSKKNRKAATSLYMQIAKLMGNTDPTMKALMLNDYNRIQAFLPSNGTGATPPGTDAPVEGTGGKTASGITGGGPRVININGVKFADKIEIVHSDYAVGEAELEARLHDMYLRILNSGASVQG, encoded by the coding sequence ATGGACAGTAATACCATAGAATTTTTTGTAAAAATGAAAGATATGATGAGCGGGGGCTTAGCCAATTTGGCTAAGAACTCGCAATCGTCATTTGGTAAAGTTGCCCAAAATATGAAGCAGGCAACGCAAAGTTCCAATTACTTAAACCGCTCTGTGGATGAACTTAAAAACCGCTTAAACGAAGTAAATAAAGTGCGTTTTGGCACCGTGCTAAAATCCGAATTTAAAACTGCTACCACTGAAGCCAAAAGCCTTGAAAGGCAGATAGGCAGAATGACGAGAAGCCGTGGCGGCATCTTTGGCGGCGGTTTGCGTTCCGCCGCATCGGCAATATTACCCGGTTTGGGAATTGCTGCAATGGTTGCCGGTAGTGCTTCCTTTGCGAAGGCATCGGTAAACAGTGCGATGCAGTATGAGTTGAAGGGCAAAATGTTTCAAGCACTTACCGGCAGCCGCACAGGCGGCGAATCATTGAACAATTATTTGTTCAAACTATCGCAACAACCGGGATTTGGCAAGGATGTGTACCAAAATGCGCAGACGATGCTGGGGTTTGGGATGAATGGGCAGCAGACGGAAAAAAGTGTAAAACAAATAGGCGCTATCACGATGGGCAATACCCTTCGTGCAAAAGATATGACACTTGCCCTTAGCGAAACCATATCGCGCGGGCATTTGACGGCACAACGGTTGCGGCAGTTTGTCTCTGCCGGGTTTAACCCGTTGCAGACTATAAGTGAGCATTTTAAGGAGTTTGGATTTAAAACCAAGCAAACCATTGAGGAATTAGACAAAGATTTGAGAAAAGGCAAAATAACCGCTTCGATGGTTACAAAGGCCATTGATATTGCCACCAGTGCGGGTGGTAAATTTGGCGGTACGTTGAATGCGATGGCGGATAGTACAGCCGGTAAAATGCAGGCATTGCAAGGTAAGTGGGAAGCCTTTAAGGTGGGTGTAGGCCAAGCATTGACACCGCTTGCAAGTGGCCTTATGCAAACGGCAAGTTCAATATTAGATTCAATTGCCCCGATGCAAAAAATGTCTGATAAATTATTATCACAAAAATTTGAAGTAAACGCACTTGTAAATCAGATAACATCTCTCAATTTAAAGAATAGTGAAAGAGTAACCTTGATACAAAAATTAAATTCAAGTTACCCGGACTTCTTTAAAAATTTAGATGCGGAAAATACCTCTAACGAGACGTTGTTGCAAACCTTACAGAAAGTAAACCAGCAATATCGCGATAATATTAAACTGGCTTATAATAATGAAATTATAAGCGGCAATAAGAGTGCACAGGGGCAAAATGATATTCAAATTTCTTACGCGCGAATGGCCATAGAAGCAGCAAAGATGCATAATGAGGATATGTTTGAAAAATACTCATCAATCTATTACAGTAGCGTGATGCATAAAAGCGAATCGGAAAGGATTGCCTTTTTCAATAAGAAAATACAGGGTTGGGAACAAAAGAATCAAGGCTATCAAAATAATATTGATAGGACACAATTTGTAAATAATTATGATAGTGCAGTAAGTGGGTTTGACAATTTGAGCAATATTTTTAATAACCCAAAATTATTAGCATCGTCGGTAAGCAAAAAAAATAGGAAGGCTGCCACCTCTTTATATATGCAAATTGCAAAGCTGATGGGTAATACCGACCCGACCATGAAGGCGCTGATGCTAAATGATTATAATAGAATACAAGCATTTCTACCATCTAATGGCACAGGGGCAACACCGCCGGGAACAGATGCCCCGGTTGAAGGAACCGGCGGCAAAACCGCCAGCGGCATTACCGGAGGCGGTCCGCGTGTAATCAATATTAATGGGGTGAAGTTCGCCGATAAAATAGAAATAGTTCACAGCGATTATGCAGTTGGCGAAGCGGAGTTGGAGGCAAGGCTGCACGACATGTATTTAAGAATTTTAAACAGTGGCGCAAGCGTCCAAGGCTAA
- a CDS encoding DUF2586 family protein, which produces MGKPKVNLSFGNGNLLQDIEIADGIMGLIATGQTVGLQGVPMKINNLADAVTKGVTPTAEPAAYRHLQEFYNELGGNQDIWVLLLADSVTMTEAVTATNLTGAVALLNAAYADNTSIRVLGITRTPPVSYVGGTDFLDDDVPAAVTASKTLGDWALGKWMPTRFIIEGRVTNEGVENAYQPSAASVDYTGVLLGGSKNDGSASMGTLLGRAAKYSAEQKIGKVANGSLQIPQVYIGTKLLQNVTGLDALTDDGFITFIQQPQKAGFYFGFDYMANIADYRRLAYGRVTDKAALIAVAVYVNQLESEVDVDANGQIDDLDIQHLQTLILQQVSSNMGNQISGFSAYISPAQDVINTEALSMKLGVTPKGYLGVINIEIALNNPATS; this is translated from the coding sequence ATGGGAAAACCAAAAGTAAACTTATCCTTTGGCAACGGCAATTTGTTGCAAGACATAGAAATTGCTGACGGCATTATGGGATTGATTGCAACCGGGCAAACTGTCGGGCTGCAAGGTGTACCAATGAAAATAAATAATTTGGCGGATGCTGTGACCAAAGGCGTCACACCAACAGCCGAACCGGCTGCATATCGGCATTTGCAGGAGTTTTACAATGAACTTGGAGGCAACCAAGATATATGGGTATTGTTACTTGCGGATAGTGTAACGATGACAGAAGCTGTAACAGCTACTAATCTTACCGGTGCGGTTGCATTATTAAATGCAGCTTATGCCGATAATACTTCCATCCGCGTGTTGGGTATTACCAGAACTCCCCCCGTTTCCTATGTTGGAGGTACGGATTTCTTAGATGATGATGTACCGGCTGCCGTAACAGCAAGCAAGACCTTGGGTGATTGGGCATTGGGCAAATGGATGCCTACCCGGTTCATTATTGAAGGGCGGGTAACCAACGAAGGTGTTGAGAATGCCTATCAACCATCTGCCGCCAGTGTTGATTATACAGGTGTATTATTGGGTGGTAGTAAAAATGATGGTTCAGCCTCGATGGGTACATTGCTTGGACGCGCTGCCAAATATAGTGCTGAACAAAAGATTGGCAAAGTAGCCAACGGCTCTTTGCAAATTCCACAAGTATATATCGGTACAAAATTGTTGCAGAACGTAACCGGATTGGATGCGTTGACCGATGACGGATTTATCACTTTTATTCAACAACCCCAAAAAGCAGGGTTCTATTTTGGGTTTGACTATATGGCAAATATTGCCGACTACCGCCGCTTGGCTTATGGCCGTGTAACAGATAAGGCCGCTCTGATAGCCGTTGCTGTATATGTAAACCAGTTGGAAAGTGAAGTTGATGTGGATGCTAATGGACAAATTGACGATTTAGATATCCAGCATTTACAAACATTGATTTTACAACAAGTAAGTAGCAATATGGGTAATCAGATTAGCGGCTTTAGTGCTTATATCAGTCCGGCACAAGACGTAATAAATACGGAAGCATTGAGTATGAAGCTGGGTGTTACGCCAAAAGGTTATTTGGGGGTGATCAATATTGAAATCGCTTTGAACAATCCGGCAACGAGCTAA
- a CDS encoding head maturation protease, ClpP-related — MKQAFFSVNKSGAVPEILMYGYIGIGDGFISASDFVRELKALEKDNTTINVRINSGGGSIFEGIAIYSAIKNSPATINTYIDGMAASMASVIALAGNKVFMSNMARMMTHRAGGAMEGNADNMRQQAALLDSLEDTMCAIYASKTGLEKDAAKEQFLSKGDNWMSADEALAAKLVDEIFTADKINIPTAATSEKDIWAAYSEKLNPKIEMKQFLFTAANLAALNLRADAEDTAVQTAFDNLVAKAAKTDTLQAKVKELEATAKAAQDAANDQRVIDMLDKALNADKKITAKLSATFAAQYKGKPDELKAVLDDMPPILSVSAEINNHTKGNEAVEKMSWEELDKKNLLANLKDTNLPVFKAKYKETFGEEYKG, encoded by the coding sequence ATGAAGCAAGCCTTTTTCTCAGTAAACAAATCCGGAGCCGTTCCCGAAATATTGATGTATGGCTATATCGGCATTGGTGATGGTTTTATTTCTGCCAGTGATTTTGTAAGAGAATTAAAAGCGCTCGAAAAAGACAACACAACGATTAATGTCCGCATCAATAGTGGTGGAGGCAGCATCTTCGAGGGCATCGCCATTTATTCCGCCATTAAAAATTCGCCCGCGACAATTAATACCTATATCGACGGGATGGCCGCCAGTATGGCCAGCGTGATTGCACTTGCCGGAAACAAAGTGTTTATGAGCAATATGGCGCGGATGATGACACACCGTGCAGGTGGAGCGATGGAAGGCAATGCCGATAATATGCGTCAGCAAGCCGCGTTGCTTGACAGCCTTGAAGATACCATGTGTGCCATTTATGCCAGCAAAACCGGTCTTGAAAAAGATGCGGCTAAAGAACAATTTTTAAGCAAAGGCGATAACTGGATGAGTGCCGATGAAGCGCTCGCCGCAAAATTGGTAGATGAAATTTTCACTGCCGATAAAATAAATATACCCACTGCCGCTACTTCTGAAAAAGATATATGGGCGGCCTATTCCGAAAAATTAAATCCAAAAATAGAAATGAAACAATTTTTGTTTACCGCCGCCAATCTCGCGGCACTCAACCTGCGTGCCGACGCGGAAGATACGGCTGTGCAAACAGCGTTTGACAACCTTGTGGCGAAAGCTGCAAAAACCGATACGCTGCAAGCAAAAGTAAAAGAACTGGAAGCGACTGCAAAAGCTGCACAGGACGCCGCCAACGACCAACGTGTAATAGATATGCTCGACAAAGCATTGAACGCGGACAAAAAAATTACCGCTAAACTAAGCGCCACTTTCGCTGCACAATACAAAGGCAAGCCCGATGAATTAAAAGCAGTGCTTGACGATATGCCTCCAATCCTTTCTGTTTCTGCCGAAATAAACAATCACACAAAAGGCAATGAAGCTGTGGAAAAAATGAGTTGGGAGGAACTTGACAAAAAGAACCTTCTGGCAAACTTAAAGGACACGAACCTTCCAGTTTTCAAAGCCAAATACAAGGAAACTTTTGGGGAAGAATACAAAGGCTAA